The genomic DNA TCCCAGGATGTCATTCTCTGTGATGACCCCATCACCCTTGGAGGTGACTCCATGGCTGCTGTTGTCATAAATGCCATTGCCACGGAGTTCCACCCTGCACTCTGGTTCGACAAGGACACCACCGAGGCTGTTGCAAGAGATGCTGTTGTTTGCTATCCGTGTGAGCTGAGAGCTCTGAAACACAGCCACGCCACAGTCGTAGTTTGCATGGATGGCATTTCCAATTATGTTCAGGGCCTCACTGCTCTTGACATACAAACcagcagctatgaaaaaaaatggaaaatgtactGGAATCAGTACACTGTATCAGCAAAAATTAGGGCAAGACAATAATCCAGAAATATAACTACAGCAACTCTGTATACGACAGGAAAGTCAAAAGATGCTCCATAATTATGATGCTCAACAATTAGCACCTGCATTAAAAATAGGCTATTGTCCCTGATGAGAGTCAgggtggcatagtgatttgactCTGCAGACCAATTCCCACCAAAGCCGTAAAACCCAcgggatgaccatgggcaagtcacatgctttcagcctcaggggaagtcaatggcaaccttctctgaacaaatcttgctaagaataGCATGAGAGGCACTCAACACACACAAGTTCATCCCTGATAAACTTATCTATGCAGATATGTGGAgatttgcaaaatgtttttttttttaattacagctccaaggaatcctccagccaatttggccatgggggattctgggagctgtagtttaaaaacaaggTAACATTTCAAAGCTCTGCAAGTAGGATACTGTTAGTAACCATGGCCCAAATATACCAATTGGCTTCAATATGAGCACACTCAGGCAACAATTGTTGCTCAGCATTAACTGAGAGCTACAAGAGATGGCAGATGGGTACCAAATAGCACTGTTACATGGGAGCAGCAGGTGAGCATGGCACGGATACCACAGTACAGAACCATGACCACAGCCATCCCAAGCTTGTTTCATCACCTGCCACTGCTGAGTGCTCTTGGATGCTCCCTGGGATCTGGCTGTGGCATCTGCCCCAGAGATTAAATTTGGCTGGCctgcctttgctgtcaatcatgGCAGATTCCAGAAACCTCACAGGCACATTATTCCCCACCGCAAGCAGTTTCTCATCGGTTACTGCCAAGCAGTGTGCTTTGCTTTCCAAGCACAACTTGCGACTGCTAGGCTGCTGTCCTCCATAGCAAACCTCATTGCCAACTTTATCTCAGGTGGAAGACATGGTGAGGACATCAACATCTTCCAATGGCATCTTCCCCGTTTCTAAATATAGTCAATATGATTACAGTTTTCTTAGATTTTCAGTATCCAGCTTGGACCTGAAACTGGTACAAGAGGCAGTAAATAAAGCCTCATTGGGGAGCCTGAAATGTGGCACTAGGGCCACATTCAGCCCCCAAGCCTTTCTTCATGTTTCCAGACTGCCCCTTCcttggctaaataaataaataaatgtgatctGCTTCTCTGGAAAGCTTCCAGTAATTCCTTTTTAAACTGGTTGCAGGGACCCCTGCATgctgtaacatttaaaaaacatatttttcaaaaccACACTTTTCTATAGTCtaagtcacatcctctcatcctcagggaaaggcaaacttcttctgaacaaaaagaaaaccctgtaacagggtcaccttagggctgccgtaagtcagaaatgacttgaagacacacaagaaggaAATGCAGCCTCGCCTAGAGGGCTTCTGTGGCAGAAAACAGGTCTTGCATTTGTCAAAATTAATTGATCCTGCATTAGATATTGAGAatgtatgtgcacatgcatatTCATCCATCCATACAGGCATCAAGTGAGTGGAGTAACTCACAATTCTTACAGGAATTAAGGCATCTCTCTGCATTACAGTGTtatatagatttattaaattttggaggGTGTGTGGACCTCATGCTGACCTCAAACTGATCTCCTAGGGGAACTGCCATTTCTCTGATGAGAGAAGGTTGGGTAGATAGCTTGCAAAAGAGGGGGCAGGAGCCCTAGAGATAATACACTGGaaaatccccacaggaagtttgggagttgctaatgggaaagccatcacctccaaaaccAACATAATCTGACTGTTTATTTTCAGCCTCCCATATATCTGTCTTCCCCAATTGTGTCAAGACCCAACAGCACTGACTAGGCTATTCTTCACTTTGGCTTAATAAAGCCCAGGTCCTTACACCCTTGTCCCGGCTCTGGCCAAACCATTAAGCTCATCGCTAGAGACTAGATTTCACCTGTAAAAAACTTTATATTTGTCCACTCAGGTGTGCTATTACCAGAATACAGCCCAGTTCACGCCAGATTGGACTCTGATTTTAgttcccttcaccattttcccaACGTTCCAGCGGCCGTGTCTCTTCCATCTTCCACATCTGCATTGTACTCCCGGATAAGCCTTCAAGAGTAAGGATCTCCTGTGGTTTTGCCTCTCAACTCTCTCCCGAattttcctcctctgctttcaTTGAGCAtcgattgtgtatgtgtgtgtgtgtttgtgtcctttgctgtgtgtgtttgtttccctttttaataaatatctGGACCTTAATTGGAGCAGTTTGTCTACACGTCATCTCTTAAAGGGATTGTTTAGCCCTCTGGTATACAGTAAGGGACAACATCTCGCGATGGCCTCCCTCTCGGCAATTGAAGGTAAattaagaaattcccctaattagagacTTCCTAGCAACAGCATCCAGGGGCCAGCTCACACTGCACCAGTGCTTTTCATAACCCTTGCACTTCCATTtgctttggacttcatttcccagacaTCCCAGCCAGTATGCCAAATGctcaggagttctgggagttgaaatccaaagcatGAGGAGGAGCAAACCTTGAGAACCACTTAACTGCTATGGTCCCACTTTAACTTACATGTCAATATTTTATGGactcctgggttttgtagtttagggaggcactagagctctctaaattgcaaatcccaagattcaggatggagccatggtggtttaaatggaatcatagtgctctaCAGTGGCACTTAGatacccatggatgctcaagtcccattatatacatagTATATAATATGTCACagtaaaatgtcaaaatcaatgtttgcttattggaatttatattttttatatttatatattttttaaatattttcaagccgtggatggctgaatccatggataaaaaatccataggtATGAAGGGCCAAcagtaattgtgtagtgtgaaagatccCTCTATAGAAACTCCACACACGGATTTTTCCAGATTCTTTGCAGCCACCTTGGCCCTTTCTGCAGACAAGACAGACTACATAGTTTTGCACACTCACCCCCATTGTGGTTGATGTTGTTCGACTCCACAAGAGCCACACTGATGGGCCGCCGGGAAGTCAAGCGTTCATCCTCACTTTCAAGGTCATTCTCCCAGTTGGCAGCTTCTCCCTCATCATTGAAATTCTCATTGCCCCCTTGGTTAGCAAGGTAGTCATTGGCATCATCCTTGCGACAAAACACTGCAATCCCATAGATGCTGTTATGCCCAATTTGGTTGTTTGTGATGTGAGGGAGGCTGGAGGACATTACCCAGACACCACAGCCCTTGTTACCTATGGCCAAAGAAGAAAACCATACAAGCTGATTACTCTTCATATGATTACATTATCTATGAGACATTCATATACATGTGCTATTTTCCTCATCTCAGTCACAGCTGCAcacttactttgttgttgttaactgtcatcaagttgacttcaacgtACAGCATGTGAGAATTGCATATTCTAATCAGACCTTAACAACAACTATTGTAAGAACAAAAATTTATTATAAGGAAAGTAGAAATACACTGGATCACGTCTTTGCTGAATCTGGAGAACTCCAGATAGAGACAGCACTTTAAAATCCCCCAGACTTTCTCCAAAGGCACTTTCTTCTGATcagctttgatgtagaattcctCCCTTTGTGCtgaaggggggaagaagggggggagtagccatttggttcctagttccTTTGACTAGGAGAGATCTAAGAATGTATGCATCTATAGTATCTGTTACCCATCCAgccctcataaaactgcctgtCTGCGATATGTGACCATCCGGCCCATTCCCCATGGTGGCAGTTCTCCTTCCCAAAaatgcctatctatctatatctctactCCCTCTCTATATATGCTTATCTATCTCTAAccctatttgtgtgtgagagccTATTCACTGGTCCCCATTCTGCagtttatctatctatccatcaatCTATCTCTACaaggtctatctatctatctatctatctatctatctatctctacaaacctcatggcagaatacaccctgaatgactgcctgaaggtggattctgacaccgcaaccccatgaatgagagacctccaggataTCCTAGGCAAGACCTCCAAGCTACcttaggtttttcttaggcaaggaacactcagaagtgGGTTTTAgcagtaccttcctctgagatatgGCCTACAAGTTGGCATtcattggtctcccatccaagtactatccagggctgaccatgtttattttccaagatcaaataggatctggtgcctttaaggtgaTTGGGCCACTTCATCTACTAGAAGATAAAGCCACGAGGATACCATGATTATTCCAACAAGTTATTATCTAAGACAGATATTCTAGGTCCAATGCTTGCTGGGGACAAATAATTTGACACTGGATACACACACTCTTGTGTATGCTCCTCAAAGAAGGAGATAGGAAGAGACACTTGATAGGCAACAACTTGCTCCAGATCAGACATTTGTGTACAAATACTGCAAGAGCAGCAGCTAAACCAACAGGTTGCCTCCCTTCTCCCCACCCACTCTGCAGCAAGTCATGAGAGGTTATGtcactgtacaggcatttaaccactgtgccaccagggctccttatctTGAGTCTTTATTTGCAGACTTGAAACTGATAAAGGATCTCAAGTCCTTTGTCATTTTTAGTAATGTGACAGCTTCCCACATCCACCAAAATGAGGAACTATTAAAATTATTCAGAACACTGCTATAGACTACATGGCATCAAGAAAAAGGACTTGTTCATTTTGAATGGGGATTCTAGAGTCATCCAGGCAGAAACTGCACTGTAGAAGCTACAGGCAACAAACCACATTAAGACCCAGAGGGGGAGAAATCCATGATGTCACCAGAAGTTTACCATAAATTGTATTTCCTTCAATGAGTCCTTTGCCACGCTCTCCAACAACCACTCCATCCGAATAGCCACAACAAATCAGATTACTCCTGAGGACTGGGTCACCCCCACGACGAATGTCAGCACCGCCCCACTGGTTCTCTCGGATGACATTTTCTAAAGCAGAGTAAGGAAGGTTAGTGGAAGGATTTCAGTGAAACAGTTCAAGAAGCTTTAAGGATTAAGCTGTCAGGGGCACACAAAACTGAAATTCCAATTACAATCACACCAATTTCTGTATCAATACAGCTATAGCCActtctctggagattatcacacagggttatgaaacagaagaaaaacggAATGCTGTCATCATTATATTGCAATCATggtaagattttcacatgacatcgcgcTCATCCAGTACTTCTCCCGGCCAGAACCTGTTATCATCTCGTAACTTCTTTTAACATGTAAACTCCGTGAATGTTCTGACAATATTGCCTCATTCGCACTATTGCAGAGTCACAAAAGCAAATAATGATGTATTCATACTCTTGCACACATCCATTTCCCAGATTCCTGTTTGGTATATATATGCACTTCCTTACCACTTGTAGGACTGTTCTCAGAAtcaatttctgttttatttctcatCATAGATTTAGAACACATTTTGATATAAATTGGATTTAAATTATGTTCTTAAACATTGAAATTTTGTTTAGTTCTGTTTGAGATCGAAACTTTTTTCAGACATGTGCAGTCAAGATATAACAGGAAAAAGAATGCATGTGTGAGAATTTACATTAACAGTACATGAACAATACAGCGACGAGATCGTTTTTGATATGTGGAACATAAGTGCACTCCTCTTTCGTTTTTGTTCCAGTGTTATATCCCAATTGCGAAGCTGCGGAAATATAGATTGTTATAGCTTGATGCTCCCATTCATTTCCATTAGTGCAATTGTTGTGGAATTGGCTTCTGAGGCCAAGCTTCTGCCACCATTTAAAAACATGCCACTAGCAAAATGTTTGTGTGTAATGGCGGGTGAGAATTAACCGAGAAGAGAAGGTTCTGTCTATTATAGCTAGATGTCATAATAGGAGCTGCAGTGACAGGAAAGTGCTGCCAGGAAGCTGGTGAATTAAACAGCATTTCAGCCATGAGTTCAGAAGGTGTTTTGGATAAGCACCCAACCAGAGTCTGCCATCTGTAAGACAAAATGCTGAACcaccttacaaggttgttgtaaaAGACCGTAGCAGTCATGTGTCATGTTCTAGACTTTTGTAGAaatgttgttgtatttatattaTAGGAAATAATGTAATGTATTGTTATGCAtggttatgtattttattatcaaAATAGGTAAATAGTCTGTTGTGAAGAGGGTGAGAGCATGGGATGCTGGATGTGACTGGCAATTGGGTGGGTGTCTGAGTGGGATTTTTAAAAGGGTAATGTACTTGTCAGTCAGCCAGAGATAGGAATTAGTTAGTCTCAAGGGGTGTACAGctcggccattaaggctggcctgggggtggagttggggtgtggtgtccacacgacacacaccctgactccaccccaggctGGCGTGACACAACATGCCACACCACACAGTAGACAGCATCACgctgctcctctggtgctgtgtcttgATGACgcagcagcaccaaaggagcaccgaacAGCCATGGCgccagcagctatggcgccctttctgtggttcagaatggagctgctttttgcagctactTTTTGCTCCGTGGAAAGGTGAGATTGGGCTCTGTGGAAAGGTGAGATCTGATCtagtgctaaaaggggcagctgcaggccgccccttaggggcagtctgtacagcccctcagttagAAATATGTATGTTGCACTCCTGTTTCATATAATATACAAATATGCTTCTAGGAATGTTACAAAAGTGCTATTTGAGTGGTTAACTCCAATGTCCATGGTGACAGCAGGGGTTCAAGGGTGGTAGTAAATTCCACACTATAACAGTGGGATAAGCAGAGGTCTTCACATCATGCTATGTAAAATGTGAAGAAACCTTCTGAGTGTTCAGCAAAAAACTggcatataaaaacattttactgtTATTTTAGAGGGTGTGGGATAAAAACTAGTAAAACAACATGAAAATGGGTTAAAATTCAGTTCCCCAAACTGACATATCATCAGACCGTTACCCATTACTTGTAAAATTTCTTTCCTTACCTGTTATTTGACCTCGTCCATTTTCATTCACAGCTATCCCAGCAGCAAGACCTTGGAAGATATGGTTCCCACTGGAACAGAAAGCAAGGAGAAAGCAGCAAATATTTTATTGAGGTCCTGTATAGTTTTGCTCAGTACAGGTCCTCCAGTAGTCTAGGAACTGAGCAACAACAGCATAAGCAGAGACTTATGTTCCAATCACTAACTTAGTGGCATTACAAAACTGGCTCTTCACGATCATCACGGCcctgccatttcttttaaaagaaaagaattgtTTACAACCATTGCCTCCTTACCACTGTTATGTCCGGGTAATAAGAGGCCTGGGCTTCTTACAGAGGCCATTCCTATTGTACAATGGGTAGAGATCTCTTCCTTGCTGAATGGTAGCTACATATTGATACATTCATTAATACATTCATTAAagaaaagccaatgtggcttggTGCAGAGTCTTGGATCTGAACCGGAGAGAGTCAAATGACATACTTCATTCAGTCACAAAGCTATTAGTGACCTTCTGTTCCAGTCTCTCTCTAGATCAGTCTTCTACAGCTTGGCACTCTCCAAATGTGCTGGATTGCTATATCCATCCACAGTAGATCTGAGACATTATGCCAGTCTCTGTTCTATGGCAACGGCTTTTGGACTATGTGTCATGAAAGCCAGTGTATAattgagcgggggggggggggggaatgcttggCACACAGTGTGGCCTGTTAAAAACCCTTGCATACCCTATGCTGTATTCTGGGGTCCTCATGTTTTGATATCTCATATTTGGAAATAGCAAGTTTTGAGAGATCGATGGTCTTTCAGGAACAGGTTAAGTTCCCAGGAAAAAAGAATTGCTTCCCCGAGGCATGTGTACATTGAAGTACATGTGTACATTGAAGGACCTAGTTCTATATTAACTGTACTATTTTATCGATGTATTTAAacgtattttaaatgtattttattctgatgtattttttaactggttgtaatcccgcctcgatccattcgggagaggcgggaaaatataaataaaccattattattattattattattattattattattattattattattaaccaaacTGTCAAATCTAAAgtgcttcttccttcccccaaCTAATCTGCATTTCCCCTCAAAACCTGAGACTAAAGGATCTCTTTGCACTCAAAGCAGCAAGCCAATCTCTCTCTGCCTACTCTCTGTTGTGCTGACAGCCAAACTTCTCCATCCACCCATCTCAGAGATATCCTGATCCCATCACTGCTTTAGTTAAAATTATCAACCAGTATGGACATTGTTAATTGCTGGGACAAGTTATCTAGTCTTtgttatcatgtcaccttttaaccttctaaAGCCTCATTGGCTCTAAAGACATCTCACTAACTCTTTCACTATCTTCTCATAATCCTATCTGAACCTAGTTAACATGTCAATTGTTGGAATgagtcatccagcctttgttacctggccATCACCTAAGGCTAGATTCAAGGCataaatatggtttcaaatcCTAACTTTTGCCTACACAGCTGGCATATATACCTGCGctctgtgtatgttttgtgtcaccctcagacctctCAGTCTGAACCACTCCAGCTTTCCATAGTCTTCTCATTGGACAGGTAGTTATAACCTCAGTACAATGCCTAAAAACTCCATtatcccctttccatatttccatacAGAGCATACAGAGCTTACTTTAGTTTGgattgctatcttgtgtgtgtgactGCACCCTGCAAATTTTCTAAATAATACCTTCTTAATGCACCCAGAACCTGAAGTCCTCCCAGTTGGTACTCGTATATATTGGTGCACATAATCCAAAGATTGCCCAAAGCTAATTTCTCCAACATTTGAAGTATCATTGAAAGCTGGTGGGGATCCCTCAccacctgttctttgggtaacaggCTCCAAAGGCTGGGGTAGTTCATCTCTGTAAATTGAGTGTACACTCAGCAAACATCAAAATTCTCCATCACACTCATGTGCACCTTACGGTCCAATGTGGGAGGCATTCAGGAGTTCCATGACAAACATGTCAGGGCAGAAAGTGTTCTCTAACTGGAAAGTTTTTGACAGCCACAGTTCTATGCCATATGCTTCCCTGAATAATTAGAATAATTTAAAGTGGGAGAAATGGCTGCAGTGCATACAAGAACAAATTGTTCTGTGTCAGGAGggtaaaacagaacaaaatgacAGAGAAATAAGACACTGTAGAAGTGAAGAGAGCATCTGGGAGACAACAGTGTAACATCACAAATGATGTGAGAGGATGAACTGTTCATCCCAACCAGGGAGAAATCTgctgcaatataaataaaaaagaacacgCTGTCCTAGAAGTGTTGACAGGAAATCATACCAGTGGGCCTGGCACTGCAAATTTCG from Sceloporus undulatus isolate JIND9_A2432 ecotype Alabama chromosome 2, SceUnd_v1.1, whole genome shotgun sequence includes the following:
- the FBXO10 gene encoding F-box only protein 10 isoform X2, translating into MLKNDIHQCKTSGIFLRLGAGGLIAENNVHSNCEAGVDIRKGANPLILCNRIHSGLRSGIVVLGNGKGIIRSNQIYGNKEAGIYILYNGNPLVSGNHIFQGLAAGIAVNENGRGQITENVIRENQWGGADIRRGGDPVLRSNLICCGYSDGVVVGERGKGLIEGNTIYGNKGCGVWVMSSSLPHITNNQIGHNSIYGIAVFCRKDDANDYLANQGGNENFNDEGEAANWENDLESEDERLTSRRPISVALVESNNINHNGAAGLYVKSSEALNIIGNAIHANYDCGVAVFQSSQLTRIANNSISCNSLGGVLVEPECRVELRGNGIYDNSSHGVTSKGDGVITENDILGNQGCGLKLCQSADMKVTKNRIHSFRSYGIEMLDQTKALVQDNLIFQGKSKKTILQQVSSTEGCVLQNNKLLAFKKRSDVAWTLENPPARPHIEGSSRGMSTSGNSQKGSNMTARIAARVDGGCHNNGSIFCTIL